The Myxococcales bacterium genome includes a region encoding these proteins:
- a CDS encoding serine hydrolase: MERRKLLSLITGGGIGAWMFTQAPEALARRKPRRRPAPRPAAPAVPWMKGNLPNVQSAAALTLDLDSGAELYAKRADTERPIASISKLAAALVAMDRGLDLTELTTITETDAEVARGGARSRLLTGMTVSNLDLLHAGLLGSDNRAISAMGRALGLSAAEYAREMTKTVRALGLKHTRFREPTGLSRENVSTPRETIAMLSATLAHPTLAGVLGRLEYSAHPVSRPSIPYVNTYKPALRRNTEILGGKTGFNDFARYCLVLCARVDGRKLGLAFLGAEGKLTRFGDFARVADWVVATKPHPKPTPPLGTGMAAAPGAETSR, translated from the coding sequence TTGGAGCGACGAAAGCTGCTGTCCCTGATCACCGGAGGCGGGATCGGGGCCTGGATGTTCACGCAGGCGCCCGAGGCCCTGGCTCGTCGGAAACCCCGCCGCCGCCCAGCGCCCCGGCCGGCGGCGCCCGCGGTCCCCTGGATGAAGGGGAACCTCCCGAACGTGCAGTCGGCAGCGGCCCTCACCTTGGACCTGGATTCGGGCGCCGAGCTTTACGCCAAACGCGCCGATACGGAACGCCCCATCGCCTCGATCTCGAAGCTGGCGGCAGCTCTCGTGGCGATGGACCGTGGACTCGACCTCACCGAGCTGACCACCATCACGGAAACGGATGCCGAGGTGGCCCGCGGGGGCGCCCGTAGCCGGCTGCTCACGGGCATGACCGTCTCGAACCTGGATTTGCTCCACGCCGGGTTGTTGGGCTCGGACAACCGCGCCATCTCGGCCATGGGGCGCGCCCTCGGCCTTTCAGCGGCTGAATACGCCCGCGAGATGACCAAAACGGTGCGTGCGCTCGGGCTCAAGCACACCCGGTTTCGGGAGCCCACGGGCCTCTCCCGCGAAAACGTGTCCACCCCCCGGGAGACCATCGCCATGCTGTCCGCCACGCTGGCCCACCCCACACTCGCCGGGGTCCTGGGGCGCCTGGAGTACAGCGCCCATCCCGTGTCGCGGCCCTCCATCCCCTACGTGAACACCTACAAACCGGCGCTGCGCCGGAACACGGAGATCCTGGGGGGAAAAACCGGCTTCAACGACTTTGCCCGCTACTGCCTGGTCCTTTGCGCCCGGGTGGACGGGCGCAAATTAGGGCTCGCCTTTTTGGGCGCCGAGGGAAAACTCACCCGCTTCGGGGACTTCGCGCGCGTGGCCGACTGGGTGGTGGCGACGAAACCGCACCCCAAACCCACGCCCCCCCTCGGAACCGGGATGGCCGCGGCCCCCGGAGCCGAGACGAGCCGCTGA
- a CDS encoding zinc ribbon domain-containing protein: MQCPRCTAESSSAARFCAVCGANLSADVPEPGLRAQPNVMAQSCHRCGQTLPPSAYFSRGVNIAKLVALLPLNFVLPVIFFFLRKDRVICAHCRKLLPEAAPAALLPAMGAAPGGALIPALAPGGLMTTAPKARQLETASQRARHRGVWLGLFAMPLSLPLFAMLSSAGLSELAIVGLPGGLLALGSVNAFRRAGRLLREARAAEAKNQRRQVLSLARQHGGRLSVSEVAAALGLDLNEAEAVLDTLVDGRHVDVEVTHEGRLVYVFPELGP; this comes from the coding sequence ATGCAGTGCCCCCGGTGCACAGCGGAGAGTTCGTCGGCGGCGCGGTTCTGCGCTGTCTGCGGCGCCAACCTTTCGGCGGACGTGCCAGAGCCGGGCCTGCGTGCCCAGCCGAACGTGATGGCGCAGAGCTGCCACCGCTGCGGGCAAACCTTGCCCCCCAGCGCCTACTTTTCCCGCGGGGTCAACATCGCGAAGCTCGTGGCGCTTTTGCCCCTCAACTTCGTGTTACCGGTGATTTTCTTTTTCCTGCGCAAGGATCGGGTCATCTGTGCCCACTGCCGCAAGCTCTTGCCTGAAGCGGCCCCGGCTGCGCTGCTGCCGGCAATGGGTGCGGCTCCGGGCGGCGCGCTCATCCCCGCATTGGCGCCCGGGGGTCTCATGACCACGGCGCCGAAAGCGCGGCAGCTCGAGACCGCCAGCCAGCGCGCGCGGCATCGAGGGGTGTGGCTGGGACTCTTTGCGATGCCGCTGTCGCTGCCCTTGTTCGCGATGCTGAGCAGCGCCGGGCTTTCCGAACTGGCGATCGTGGGATTGCCGGGCGGTCTGCTGGCGCTGGGCTCGGTGAACGCCTTCCGTCGCGCGGGGCGGCTGCTCCGCGAAGCGCGCGCCGCCGAGGCCAAAAACCAACGTCGCCAGGTGTTGAGTCTGGCGCGACAACACGGGGGACGGCTGAGCGTCTCGGAGGTGGCGGCAGCCCTGGGACTGGATCTCAACGAGGCCGAGGCCGTGCTGGACACCCTCGTGGACGGGCGCCACGTGGACGTGGAGGTGACCCACGAAGGGCGCCTCGTGTACGTGTTTCCCGAGCTTGGGCCCTGA
- the murJ gene encoding murein biosynthesis integral membrane protein MurJ, whose amino-acid sequence MASRVLGVVRESVFAALFGAGALTDAYIVAFRIPNLLRDLFAEGSLSSAFVPTFTQAMERDGRARAFELGNRVVTGLLLVTGLITLLGMLFAGPVVELISGGFAGDADKEALTTRLARIMMPVLSFISISAAWMGMLNAQSRFVAPAMAPAIFNVVSIIGGFGLVALRLVPERAIVLFAYVTVVAALAQGLCQAPSLWRTGFRPRLSLRGVLTDPGVRRILRLMAPAVVGLAAVQINVVVNTRFAAALGDGPQTFLNNAFRLFYLPVGVFGVALATVTTTRVSEEAARGDRTALRARTAEGLRGVWMLGSASTVGLVVLAMPVVGLIFLRGRFTLADTRATAIVLQAFILGVLPYSMVKNLAPAFYAVDKPRIPMMASLVAVVTNLVFNASTYRILGAPGLALGTTLGAVANYLVLRIAYGRVIGPLKTPGFPGLWARLLLANVVLASLAYGLYRLGAYLLALVHLPVKVGGGGLSGALVLFVAIAGAFLAYTRLLARLRYPGADELANLPGKLLRKLRPQR is encoded by the coding sequence ATGGCGTCGCGTGTTCTCGGCGTGGTGCGAGAGTCGGTCTTCGCCGCCCTTTTCGGCGCGGGCGCTTTGACGGACGCGTACATCGTCGCGTTTCGCATCCCCAACCTGCTGCGCGACCTCTTTGCGGAGGGCTCCTTGTCCAGCGCTTTCGTGCCCACGTTCACGCAGGCGATGGAGCGGGACGGGCGTGCCCGCGCCTTCGAGCTCGGCAACCGGGTGGTCACCGGTCTTCTCTTGGTGACGGGGCTCATCACGCTCTTGGGGATGCTCTTTGCGGGTCCTGTCGTGGAGCTCATCTCGGGTGGGTTCGCCGGGGATGCTGACAAGGAAGCGCTCACCACGCGTCTTGCCCGCATCATGATGCCGGTGCTGTCGTTCATCAGCATCAGCGCCGCCTGGATGGGCATGCTGAACGCCCAAAGTCGCTTCGTGGCGCCCGCCATGGCGCCGGCGATCTTCAACGTCGTGTCGATCATCGGCGGCTTTGGGCTGGTCGCTTTGCGGCTGGTGCCGGAGCGGGCCATCGTGCTCTTCGCCTACGTCACCGTGGTGGCGGCGCTGGCGCAGGGGCTCTGCCAGGCGCCGAGTCTCTGGCGTACCGGGTTTCGGCCCCGCCTCAGCCTTCGGGGGGTCCTCACGGATCCTGGCGTGCGGCGCATTCTCCGGCTCATGGCTCCCGCTGTGGTGGGCCTGGCCGCCGTGCAGATCAACGTGGTCGTGAACACGCGCTTTGCTGCCGCCTTGGGAGATGGCCCCCAGACCTTTCTCAACAACGCCTTCCGCCTGTTCTACCTGCCCGTGGGTGTGTTCGGCGTGGCCTTGGCGACTGTCACCACGACGCGTGTCTCGGAAGAGGCCGCGCGTGGCGACCGCACCGCGCTGCGGGCCCGTACGGCCGAGGGGCTCCGCGGCGTGTGGATGCTGGGCAGCGCGAGCACCGTTGGGCTCGTGGTGTTGGCCATGCCCGTGGTGGGCCTCATTTTCCTGCGGGGCCGCTTCACGTTGGCCGACACGCGGGCAACCGCCATCGTGCTGCAAGCCTTCATCCTGGGCGTGTTGCCCTACAGCATGGTGAAGAACCTGGCGCCCGCGTTTTATGCCGTGGACAAACCGCGCATCCCCATGATGGCGTCCCTGGTGGCCGTAGTGACCAACCTCGTGTTCAACGCCAGCACCTATCGGATTCTCGGCGCACCGGGCCTGGCCTTGGGCACGACGCTGGGGGCGGTCGCCAACTATCTGGTCCTGCGGATCGCTTACGGGCGGGTGATCGGGCCGCTGAAGACGCCGGGCTTTCCGGGCCTATGGGCCCGGCTGCTTCTGGCCAACGTGGTCTTGGCCTCGCTCGCCTACGGCCTTTACCGGCTGGGGGCATACCTTTTGGCCCTGGTGCACCTTCCCGTGAAGGTGGGCGGGGGAGGGCTTTCGGGGGCGCTGGTGCTCTTCGTGGCCATCGCGGGCGCCTTCCTCGCCTACACCCGCTTGCTCGCGCGCTTGCGCTACCCCGGGGCCGACGAGCTTGCCAATCTACCAGGCAAGCTCCTGCGCAAACTCCGTCCGCAGCGCTGA